A window of Nitrospirota bacterium genomic DNA:
CGAGCCGCGCTGTGCCGTTGCCGTAAAACATCCGGCAGCGGTAGAGCGCGCCGAGCTTGCCCGAGGCGATGAGATCCCTCATACGGACATAGTGCGGCTCGAAGCGATGGTTGTACGCCGTGTAGCAGACCACGCCTTTGGCGCGCGCCAATCGCTCGAGGCGCGTGATCTGCTCTTCGTCTTTCGCCCACAACGGTTTTTCAACCAGCACATGTTTGCCATGAGTCAACAGATAGGTCAGCACCTCGACTTTCGGTTCATCGGGGATGCAGACCAGCGCCGTGTCATAGGAAGACAACGGAACCTCTTCGACGGATCGGTACTCGGCCTCCGTGTTCACCGGGTCCACCGAGGCGACATAATCCGGCCCCGCGACCCGACGGCGTTTATAACCCTGCACGCCCAGACCGACGACGATGGCACGCATGGGAAGGGTTATCGCTCCGCTTCACCCTCACCCTCCCCTCCCCCTTGAAGGGGGAAGGTCACGGGGAGGGGGTCAAAGGTACTTCGCCTGTCGCTCAACGGCGTCGATCTTGCGGCGGACAGCTTCGGGCGTGACCGGTACATTTCCGTCACACTCACACTCGCAGGCTGCAGCCAGCGAACCCAAAATCGTGGCGACCGCATCTTTTCCCGTCTCGAGCATGGCCAGGGTCGCGTAGGCCAGTAAGGCATCGCCGGCGCCGACTGCGTCCACGACCCGATCGACGAAAGATTCGACCACAACAAAGGAGTCCAGGGATTCGTGATCGCTGTTCCGGCAGGTGAGCACCCCACGCTCGCCGAGCTTCAGGATCAAGGTCTTACATTGCGCCGCGTCGTACAGGGCCGAAGCAAGCGGGCGGATCCCCGAATCCTGGTCGGCCAACGCGAATCTGGCTTCGCGTTCGTTGGGCGTGATGAGGTCGAAGCCTTTGAAGTCCGTGATATTGCCCCAGCGGCTGGCGACTTGACTGTCCGCTACCTTGTACACGCATTTGGGAATAGCCGCGATCAACCTCGGTATTGTCCGGCGATTGAACATGCCGTGGCGGAAGTCGCTGAACACCACGGCATCGCAGGACGTGTCCGTGATCGCTTGCGCAAGCTGTTGAACGATTTCATCGGAGATCGACCGATTATCCAGCGTATCGATCTTCAGCAACCGATACCCGCCGGCTACGATCGCGTTCTTATTGGTGGTCGGTCTCGTCGGATCAATGATTGGACGGCAGTCAACCCCGGATTTCTTCAGTCCGTCCAACACGAAATCCTTCAGCGGATCATCGCCGAGTACCGTGGAGAAGACCACCTCTGCGCCGGCCGCCCGCATATGTTCGGCAACGATCGCCGCGCCCCCGATGTAATCGTCGCGGCGCTCATAGAGCACGCTCATCGTCGGGGTCTTCGTCTGCCCCCCGATCAAGGTCGTGTGCGTGTAGCTGTCCACGATGGTGTCACCCACCACATGGATCCGTTTCCCCCTCAACCGTTCAAGATGCTCCCGGAGGCGTCGAAACGTGAGCTTTTCGGCCTCCATGAGCGTCAAAAGTTTCTCCAGTTTAATGCTGGGCGGCGCCAGATCGATCAGCGTTGAGGAGGAATAGACGATATCACCGGGCGTGAAGATGATTTTCCCCCCGTATGCCTGCAATGCCTCGGCCTCCTCCTGCGTCTTCGGGTGCATGCCGTTGGCCGTGTATTCGTATCCCTTCGCAAAGAAGTCCGGCTGCAACTTACTGATATTGCTGATTGGTGTCGGATTCGCGTCGATGACGACGTAATCGACGATTTCATAGGCCGCCAGATTCAGCGCCCTCAATTCCTGAGGCACATGAGGCCGGTAATGACCCTTGCTGATGTGTTTATCCGCCGTCAGGCTGGCGACCAAAATATCAGCCTTGCTCTTCGCGTAGATGAGATGGCGAAGATGGCCGGGATGCACTACATCGAACACCCCGTGGCACATGATGACCTTTCGTTTTCGGGGGCGGGGACCGAGAATGCGACACAGTTCTTCAACGGTCTTGATTTTGTGCGCATACTGCTTCGTCAGCGAAGGAGGCATAGTCGTTACCGGCTCCCCAAATAGTGAAACCAAGTTTTGGTGGCTTCCGCGATGGATGCCGCATCCCAGAGCGGCGCATCGCGCCAGTAGTCAATGTCGGCCAGAATCCGGCGGACTCCTTCCTCGAATGACACACGCGGCGTCCATCCAAGATCTCGTTTGATCTTCGTGATGTCGGCCCAGGTACAATCCGGTTCGCCCGGCCGTTTGGGCACATGCACCACGTCGCCGCCGAGCAATTCGACCAGGCGGTTGACCGACTGCGGCTTGCCGGCACCCAGGTTCCAAATTTCCCCCGTCTTGTCGATTTCCGCCGCGGCGAGAAAGGCTCGCGCGACATCCGTGACATAGAGGAAGTCGCGCTTCTGCGTCCCGTCTCCGACCACGGTAAACGGCTTGCCGGCCAGCTTCTGCCGTAGAAACACCCCGAACACCGCCCCGTAGGCACCCGACGTCCGCGACCGTGTCCCGTACGCGTTGAAGATGCGGATTGAGTTGACGGGGAGGCGGTAGACCTTGTGCCAGTGAAACACGGCGACTTCGCCTAGATACTTGCTCAGGGCGTAGGGATATTGCGGCGCGATCGGATGGTCTTCGCGCGTCGGGACGGCGGCCAATCCATAACAGGATGATGACGCCGCATATACGACCTTCCGCACTCCGGCACGCCGAGCGGCCTCGAGCACGTGCACGGTGCCTTGCACGTTCACGGACAGATACTCCGCAGGCCGTTCGATCGAGGGAACGATATCGCCGATGCCGGCGAAGTGGAACACAAATCGCGTATCGGCGAACAGTTTGTCGTCAGGGGCAAGCGCGCGGATATCGCGCTCGTCCAGCGCAACGTTTGGATTCGTCCTATGATGCTCCAGGTTGGCAAGACGTCCGCCGACCAGATTGTCAATGACGCGCACACGAAAGCCCCGCTCGACCAGCAGATCCACCATGTGGCTACCGATGAACCCGGCGCCGCCTGTTACGACGGCGATGGGCATTCCGCGTATGGAAAAGTGATCAGGCATCAGCTTTCAACTCCCCCTCACCCTCCCTCTCCCTCAAGAGGAGAGGGATATCCAAGCCCCCCTCGCCCCACTGGGGAGAGGGTCGGGGTGAGGGGAATCGCTTTCATGTCGCCCGAATTTTCTTCAACACCTTGACGTTGTAGTACTTGTCGTCCGTCAGGCTGTTGGGTAATTTGCCTTCCTTGAACGCCCGGCACAGATCCCGCACCGCATCCTCGATGGTCCGCTTCGGCACGAATCCGAGTTTTGCCGCGATCTTGTCGGATGTGATGCGATAGGACCGGTTATCGTTTGACGGAGTCGTCACAATGGGAATATCGCCTTTTTCCGGGAATTCTTCCTGCACGACCTTCTTGACGATCTTGGCGATGTCCATAATGCTTTGATTCTGGTAACCCGCATTGAATGTCTCGCCCGCGATCTTCTCATCCGGTAGTTCCAACAAAAGCTTGTACAGATCGCACATGTCCTGGATGTGCAGGTTCGGGCGCTGCTGCTCGCCCCCGAACACGGTGATCTTGTTATTGTTCACCGCATGGTTGGTCAGGATGTTGACCGAGAGATCAAGGCGCTGCCGCGGGCTGTAGCCGCAGATGGTGGCGGGCCGGATGGTCACGCACACGAAATCTTTCGATTGATGCTTAAACAACAGAGGTTCACAGAGTCCTTTGAACTTGTTGTACAGCGTCAGCGGCACTAAGGGGTGTTCTTCCGTCACGCGGGGGGCTTCGGAATAACCGTACACCGACGAGGACGAAGCGTAAATGAAGCGCCTGACGCCTTGCTCTTTGGCCGCCATCACCATCGGCTCGAAACACTTGTAGTTGATTTCTTCGCTCAGTTTCTCGTCCA
This region includes:
- a CDS encoding PfkB family carbohydrate kinase produces the protein MKTVEELCRILGPRPRKRKVIMCHGVFDVVHPGHLRHLIYAKSKADILVASLTADKHISKGHYRPHVPQELRALNLAAYEIVDYVVIDANPTPISNISKLQPDFFAKGYEYTANGMHPKTQEEAEALQAYGGKIIFTPGDIVYSSSTLIDLAPPSIKLEKLLTLMEAEKLTFRRLREHLERLRGKRIHVVGDTIVDSYTHTTLIGGQTKTPTMSVLYERRDDYIGGAAIVAEHMRAAGAEVVFSTVLGDDPLKDFVLDGLKKSGVDCRPIIDPTRPTTNKNAIVAGGYRLLKIDTLDNRSISDEIVQQLAQAITDTSCDAVVFSDFRHGMFNRRTIPRLIAAIPKCVYKVADSQVASRWGNITDFKGFDLITPNEREARFALADQDSGIRPLASALYDAAQCKTLILKLGERGVLTCRNSDHESLDSFVVVESFVDRVVDAVGAGDALLAYATLAMLETGKDAVATILGSLAAACECECDGNVPVTPEAVRRKIDAVERQAKYL
- a CDS encoding SDR family oxidoreductase, whose product is MRNVLITGGAGYVGTPLTPQLLDAGYNVTVYDIMYYGCELKPQPRLKILEADIRDTDAFRQACGGVDAVIHLACISNDAGFELDEKLSEEINYKCFEPMVMAAKEQGVRRFIYASSSSVYGYSEAPRVTEEHPLVPLTLYNKFKGLCEPLLFKHQSKDFVCVTIRPATICGYSPRQRLDLSVNILTNHAVNNNKITVFGGEQQRPNLHIQDMCDLYKLLLELPDEKIAGETFNAGYQNQSIMDIAKIVKKVVQEEFPEKGDIPIVTTPSNDNRSYRITSDKIAAKLGFVPKRTIEDAVRDLCRAFKEGKLPNSLTDDKYYNVKVLKKIRAT